TGAATCTGATTTTGACTTAATTTCATTATTCACATCATATTTGAAAGAATCGGACTTCCCCATCAACATTTAGATGTAAACAGACAGACGCGATTCGCTTGATTTATTTTAGAGATATAAGCATtgctaaataaacaaaaacaaacaataaactgTCTTTGTTTAAAAAGGAAAGAGACAAATTCTTAGTCATGTGATCATAAGATATGGCTAGCACATAATTTTCTTCTAATGAAACGTTGCCTCAATTTTTCTTAGGTATCCCGATCTCCAAAAAGCTTTTGGAAATAATTATAGAGCCGCCATTCAACATTATCTGACGTTTCACAATTCTGAACATCGGTTAGGTTTATCAACTAGTCATCATTTCGGAGGCCGTTGGACGGCATTAAACCATGGTATCTATATCGGTTCTTCGACTCGAACAGGAGGGGCGGTCGACAGTCTTACATGGAACAACAAGGAATTTATCAACTCTCGGGATCATGGGCGTCAAATGCAGATGGCATGTAACACCAACAAATACACCGAGTGTTACAACCCGACGGAAGCTGGTGGTCTTTGTGATCACACACTCTCAACAACCCACACTCATATAGATTGGGTCCATGTTCATGAAAATGTTATGGAAAGCTTAGTAAGTTAATATGGGGTGTCAACATATCTTAACATATCATAAACGGTAATCTCAAGGCCAATAAGTCCTAAATATATgaattatttattgttataatttaaaattgttttaaatatttttctatattttagtaAAAATACGTTTTCTCTTTCAAAacttatattttcttttgtataGCATTTTGTTAAAAGAAGGGAATTATAATTTTGAGATGTGATTGTCAAAACATAATTGAAAACACAAGACAAGAAGTACATTGTATACGTTCTAAACCTATTCATTATCtttttaatatataacaaaaataaacaaatgacatTTCGATTGTAACAATTAACAATACAATCCAAGAGAAGGTTGCACGAGTTGTAAATAACTAAAACATACACGCTGAACGATATTCTTCTCCAAATTATCAcaatcataaaaagaaaaaaagagcaGTTGTGAAATAAGTTAGACAATTCATGTGCATATTCCTTACTTTTGACAGACACCTGAAGACCTGTCGTGCAATACAAGTATTTGAATGATTAGAATTTTCTGTGGCAAAGTAGCTCGATCCATGTGATAGTTAAacatgcggtttgggctttgcgcAATGTAGAAGGCCGAATTGTGCCCTATATTtcttaatttatgtgtcatttggtctcatgtagagagttgtctcattggcaatcatacctcatcttcgtTTATATTTATACTACTACTTCTGCTACTATATCGTCTAGTACTACTATTATTACTACTTCTTAAAATACTAATCTTCTTGTATCTGCTGCTGACAATCACCTCAAACTAATATGTACGTAAATTTACCATTTCGTACAAAGTTCGAACATATATCTGATACATACAGTGGATTCATTTTTGTTCGTGGGTATTagttttcgtggattaaggaaaacttacacGTTCGTAgatatttattttcgtggatttgccaaagtctgcatacacgCCTATTAAATACTTGCTTTTCGATTAACATTTCATTTCTTCGTTCACTTGTACCTatgatatccacgaaaattgctATTTCAACGAATAATAGTGAATCCCTGTAATCTTTTGACAGGTTTATCCAGCTTTTTGGAAACCAGTcaaaccttcatcaggaacacaaCATGATTGTCATTATGGACAATGGTGTCCAGCACACCAGGGCTACCATACAACATACGACTATCCTTTCCACAAGAAGATTACAATAGGAACACATGGCATTaataattgttttgaatttgtATCAAATTTTACGATAGGCGGAAACTGGCCTCAAGACGACTTGTTGATTCAGATGGAAGCACCTGCAGTCTATATGACCTATGAGTTTACCAAACAATTCACGTTCAATCCAGCTACAAGGCTTGCTGAAAATTACCATAATAAACATTTACCATTTATCTTATCGACTCCAGACCACAACTACGCACTTGGAGCGTATACCCCACAAAGACAGGATACAGATATACATGAAAATTACGATAGCCATTTATTCAAAGGTTCAAATTTCGCTGGTGCAACCTCAAAATTCAATATCGTTTTCTATAAGAGACCTCATGGTACAGGGGTTCGTCAGTATGTTTACAGAACTTACTTCTGTGTCGGAACCTTAAATGACGTCACTAGTTGTTTGCATAAGATTATGACGGCTGttccaaaataaaattaatcCGGAGTACAATAAAGCGTTCAGTGAACATTACTTGTTAATTTACTATTAATTTCAATTAAACAAGATATAAGGCAATTATAGCAAAAGGTCCACAAGTTATAATGATTTCGTAAAAGCCTTGAGAgaagacaaaacaaaaacacagtgTCTAAAATTATAGCAGAAGGtccaaataaacatgataaagtcaaCAGTTAAAACGTAAAAACAATTCTAAAAAGAGGGGAGAACAGAAAAAAACATCAGACTACATAACCATATGCCATCAATTATAGTCTTACGATCGTGATGTAAATCAGACTCGATATAGCTTCGGACAAGAGGGAAAAAATCCAAAACTGACTATTTCATATCATAGGAATCACAAAACGAAACAAAGTACTTGTTGGTCTACCCTTTATGTTAGAATAATGAACCTTGATACCTTTGATAGAAAAATGGATATGAGGTATGGTTGCCATTTTTTTTCGTATCGAGACAATCAATTTGATCACGTCATCTGCATTACAACATCTCAGGGTGATGTCATCTTAGTGAACTTGCACATCAGTGTGAGGGGTCAAAGTAGAAAAGTAAATAATGTATAAGAACCGGAACAGCTATATGACATAAACAGACTTTCATTAAACCGAAATTTTAAGAAAGTTTTGTTAGAAATCAAGTCCGTAATGAAGGACTGACTACAGGGCTAAATAATGCAacacttgtttatttttttagataattatattttttaaacaattgttgCACATAGAAAAACTTGCGTGAAATGATCTTTTAAGTTtcaacattgatacaaacaatgTTCAGTAATCTTACCACAGCTATTAAAAGTTTCTAACAAGTCCTTAACAACCGCATAACAATATGCgagaatggaaacaaattaaCACCAACAGTGTTAGTGAGAAAGTCTGGACTGTTATTTTGTGTACTTCAAGTAGCACTAacgtttttttgtatttgttatgaGTAAAGTCTTTTACATCATATTATTATACTTTACTTCTTAAACTTTATTTCCTGACATGATTCAAAGATTTTcagatgaaaaaaatgtttgtaaatcaatgtCTATACTTAGCTTTAAACATGGTCTGTAAAAAGAGAGACTATCTTACTAAATACTGGTACCTGATGATGGCATTATTTAACGACCTTCACTGGATCTACATCCCTCGCACGGCTGGTATATCATTGATTTGTTTCTTTTCAGGTTTTCGTGttgtttttgccatggcattcTTTGTTCGTATTTTGACTTTCTAGTTTGATTATcgcttttcatttttttcttctctcGTGTAATATATGTATAGTAACCCTTCTTTACATGACAActaatgatttaaaaataaaaggattGAATACCCTCATACAAATTTGTACACTATCATTCTTACATTTTATTCGATGGAATTTTGATATCAATTATACATTATATTACATGAAGTAACATAACACATCATGCTTAGCAAGAGAGACACTCCAGCTAGATACTGGTATATTGATGAGGCGTAAAGTGATGTTTATACtactttaaaagagggacaaaatataccaaagggacagtcaaactcataaatctaaaacaaactgacaacgtcatggctacaaaatgaaaaagacaaacaaacaacagcacacacaacacaacatagaaaactaaagaataaacaacacgaaccccaccaaaaaactaggagtgatctcaagtgctccggaagggtaagcagatcctgctccacatacggcacccgtcgtgttgcttatgtgataacaaatccggtaaatggtctaattcggtaggtcacattcatgaaagggaaggggattgtagttacgacgtaaggaacatatccgatatcatttgtgaaacggttatcccataacggtcaaccaactcgtgatggcgtccgtaaaatttacgaagagatgattttaactgcaccatttggaactcttggtttaatagcttccttgtgagcagcaaccctctatcaagaaaatcatgataggaaatgcaagcacgggaatatcgtatcaattgggagatatataccccgtatgcaggtgctgttggaatgttgctacttagaaatggaaagttcacaattggaaagctgaaatcatctcttttgtcgtaaagttttgttttcaaccgaccctcattgtcaatttttagatgtaagtcgagatatgaagccgacttaactgtatttgtagtatcctttatctctagctcgattggatagatgcgttccaaatagtcaccaaattttgatttatttagtgaaagaacatcatctttatagcgaaaagtagagttaaaggatattgctaactttttatctttcttcctaagaagttcctgcatgaagtcagcctcataataataaagaaacaagtcggcaagtagaggggcacagtttgttcccattggaatgccgacagtctgttgaaaaacacgtcctccgaacgtaacaaatatgttgtcaatcaagaaatcaagcatcttgataatatcagtttcagagaattttttgttcgaatcagagtgatcctttacaaagtagaatttatccctccccaagacaacATACTTGTATCTACATTGGCCactcttttttacgaagcaatgcaatatcaactctttcaatttgtcttttagtttggaatgtggaatactggtgtacagagtagaaaagtcaaatgttttaatactgttacaagatgaaagagagttagattgtatgtactctaaaagatctttggaatttttaagtatccacatccaCAATAACtctgaagcccgtctttgattgctgataaactagatgttaataatttagaaagaggtttcgtggatcacttggaagacccagcaatataccgttgtttgtaaggacacttatgtagtaaTGTGACAActaatgattttaaataaaattatttgcaaTTGGTTGCtgtgaaataaaattcaattcTGTAAAGATCTCTTCATCGTACTCTTTGGTTGATAGTATTTGTATGCCCcaactacgatagtagaggggcattatgttttctggtatgtgcctccgttcgttcgtcagaccgtgcgtccgttcgcttcaggatAAAGTTTCTTGGTCAAGCTAGTCACGATGAAGTACAGCACATAAAttgatgtttattttctttttttatgagcttatacatgttatacggaTTTTATTTCATGATCTGATACTATGTTTAATCCTCTCGATTCTGGTGTTAGATTAAAGAACATAAAGATTAAAAGATATACATGCACAATACACACACTGTCTTTTGCCGGTTTATCCCATTTCAGTGCTTTTCGATTGGACGAATCAGCTATAGAACATGAAGCCATTTTGCCAGGGAAGTATACACTTAAAGTGCCTGTTGTTTGGAAAACAAAAAGGTTCAATGAAATACCAGAAAAAAATTCCAGCAACACAGTTCTGGTATGACagtagctagttcaaagccaatgtCTACGAATCAAAATCATGTATCTACgactaaagtatcaatcagtaAACACTTCCAGTTGATGTAGTGTatttaacagtcagagaaaagcaagaaattgtgcaatgccaagatacaggtatcgacatatTGTACAACTGTGAATGCGCatatgtataataacaaaaatatttaactgaCTGATACCAAATAAATATGTATACcaataaaaaatcatatgttaaaaGATCTAATTAGAGTGTTAATTGGAAATCTTTTAGAATTAACGGTTTTATTTACAGGATTAATAAGTACACAACATTGTATATCATCTGACTAATTCTTATCAGTGACACACTTATCCATACTTTAACGTTAGTATACTATGTAACTCTGACCTGAGACGACCATGTTGAAGATCAGTCGATATATGATGGTGTTTGTTATTTGGATAGCCCTTTTTATATCAGGTAAGTAACAAATGATCATAACATTAAACAAAGGCAACTTCAAGGGTACTAACGGAATGTTAGAAAACACCAAAAATATGCAGGGAACTATAGTGACATATTGCATGCATACAAACCGGCAACTGTCCAAGATACCTTGTTTTCCTGAggcatttcaaatttcaaaactcTTCACCTCGGTTTTATTTGTAGAACCTTCTTTTGGAATTACATTTTAATTGTCCTTCATATCATGATATAATTGATTCTAGAGGTTAAGTGAGCTACGGTTCAATAATCAATGCTGCAAACACCAACGTGATAAGATATATTATTTGTTCTGATGCCAAGCTTAAATGGGTATAgtagaaaaatatgtaaatgaaatgttttgtttttcttctgtgaCTTAATGTAGTCTAAAAATCCACGGTCTCGTGTAGTGACAGTAAGTATTTAAGAAATCATCGAGAAACTAAGGTTGCATCTGTTTCAGGCTACATTGACTTTTTTATAGatgagaccgttggttttccgtttgaatggttttaaacttaGTCTAGTactttttggagccctttatagcttgctgttcggtgcgaGCGCAGACTCCgggttgaagaccgtaccttgacctataatggcttaCTGTTAAAATTGTgacttgcatggagagttgtctcattggcactcatacaacatcttcctatatctatttaaaatgATTTCTATGTCTTTTCGGGGTCAATTTGTTCATCCCGTGTTCAATGATTTTATAGTGCAGAGACCTCTAACAGTGATAGAAAAAGGGAAATTATTATATATGACAAGTTGTTAGTGTTCACAAGAACTATGCGTTTTGACTGCCAATGTTAATGCAAAAATATAGTACTAACTGACAAAAAACAATAcggaaatgaaaacaaaaaagaaaaaaatatgaagaaatttCTGTCTAAATTTTGTACCACTCCAAATTGATTTAATAGATTCTAtataaatgtaaacttttaaaacaaGGTCAATCTATCAGTAAGATACACAAATGTATATGTGGTTGAGAAAAGATATAACTATATCGCTTTAAGCGTAGGATTTCTTCCGGTTTTAACGGAACATAAACCTTGTCAATATATTTTAAGCTCCAGATTACAATTTAGATTGTCTTTCCAATCTATTAAAAAAACAAGTAATATCAGGGGGGAAATTAAGTTCTAATCATAAGATTAAACTATGCTTTTATTAGAAAAAGGAATTATGTCAATGCATAAGCTGTCCACATTTAAAACTCCTCCACAGGTTAAGAATACCTTATACGTATTAGAAATGTGCATCAAACTCCTCCACAGGTTAAGATTACCTTATACGTATTAAAAATGTGGATCAAATTCCTCCACAGGTTAAGACTACCTTATACGTATTAGAAATGTGATTCAAACTCCTCCACAGGTTAAGACTACCTTATACGTATTAGAAATGTGGATCAAACTCCTCCACAGGTTAAGACTACCTTATACGTATTAGAAATGTGGATCAAACTCTTCCACAGGTTGAGACTATCTTATATGTATAAGAAATGTGGATCAAACTCCTCCACAGGTTAGGACTACCTTATATGTATTAGAAATGTGCATCAAACTCCTCCACAGGTTAAGATTACCTTATACGTATTAAAAATGTGGATCAAATTCCTCCACAGGTTAAGACTACCTTATACGTATTAGAAATGTGGATCAAACTCCTCCACAGGTTAAGACTACATTATGCGTATTAGAATTGTGGATCAAACTCCTCCACAGGTTAAGACTACCTTATACGTATTAGAATTGTGGATCAAACTCCTCCACAGGTTAAGACTACCTTATATGTATTAGAAATGTGGATCAGACTCCTCCACAGGTTAAGACTACCTTAAGTAGTATGAAATGGGGTCAGTCCGCCACCAACCCGCCACCGGAAGTCACGTCACAGCTAATCCTCTTAACTATGACGTTAAATCCGGTCTATAATCTCTTAATCCTCTTAACTGGTACTTAACATCCTGgttataatcctcttaactgAAGTAGATTAATCTCTTAATCCTCTTAACTGCTACTTAACATCCGGgttataatcctcttaactgAAGTGGATTAATCTCCTAATCCTCTTAACTGCTTCTTAACATCCTGgttataatcctcttaactgAAGTGGATTAATCTCTTAATCTTCTTAACTTGTACTTAACATCCTGGTTAAAATCCGGTGGGGAAAAAAATTAACGGACATGTTTTTTAATCCCCCCTACCCTCCTACGTATTATCTTGTAAACGTGGCATACACGTTGACCTATCCAAGTTTACATCCCTTAGTATATAATGCAATGTGAACTAGTTTCAATCATTCATTCAAGATGGAAAATTTTAACCAACATATGATTGACCAACTGGTAAAAGTTATTCCACATGATGTGTTACAGAAGTTACAACAGCTGTCAGCGCAGGACTTTAATGCAGTTCTACAATCAGTTAAACAGCAAAATCCAACTGATAAACAACTTGATCAAACTCCTACGGGAAAAGATGACAATGTAAGAGATGAAGATAATGTATCAAATTTTCAGTGCCGAACATGCGGTATGAAGTATGCAAGAATAGATAATTTAATTCGACATCAACAGAACCATTCGAATATAAACTATGAATGTGAACATTGTGGTTTCACCACGAAAAGAAAAGATGTTTTAACTAAACATATGAAGAGAAAACATGATGTAAAGAAAAGCGTACAGAAGGAAGATGACGTACAACCCCCACGTAAACGCCAGAGGATAGAAGATGTTGACCAACTTCCCGAGGAACGAGTACGCAATGCAAGAGAGAAAAGATCGTTAACAACAACAGCTCTGAACGATGGTGTGGAAAATATTCAATTACAACACAGCAACAACGAAGAAAGATATGACTTGatgttatttttcaaagaaaaacaagtGGATATTGTGCAAATATTAGAGGACAGGCTTCTTAGaaataatataaagttttatataagTGTACATGTAAGAATGATTAAATATTCACCAGATGGAAAATACGACGAAGCTGAACCGCATTTCAATAGTAAAGTGAGTACCATTTTACAATCTGGTGTTAGTGAAATACCTCATGAGTTGAATAAAGGATTTCAAAAAGTATTCATTTCTTTCGAAGAATTCATCAAGAATGGGAGTGGATGGCAACTTGAAGAGGTTTTACAACTCGATCTGTGCGTCACAAAGTACAAACCGTTAAAAGGAGGTAGTTATTTGGAACTACCAACATCACTCAAAAGATCGAACTGTATACTCAACATTCAGAACTtggacaacaaatgttttttatgGACTGTTCTTTCCAGTATGCATAACTTTCAACGAAATCCAGAAAACGTAGAGAATTATGTTCCATTTGTTAACTCGGTTAACATGACTGGTATCGAGTATCCAACTCCGTTATCTCAAATATCGCAATTTGAAAAACAGAATAACACTATCTCAGTTAACATTTTTGGATACGAAGAAGGAGAAATCTACCCGTTATACATCACAAAGAAAACCTTTTGTCATCATGTgaacatgttatattttaaagaaaacaacaaaagtcACTATATGCTGATAAACAACTTTAACAGGTTTTTATCGAGAACAAAGAAACATCgcgaagaacatttttttttgttatctttgttTGCAAGGATTTACTGATAAATGCAAACTAGAGAGGCATAAAGCAGACTGTGGAAAatttgattttcagaaaattaCACTTCCCAAGGAGGGAGAAGTTCTGGAATTCAAAGAATATGCGAAAACCGCCCGAATTCCGTTTGTAATCTATGCTGATTTTGAGTGTTTAACAAGGAAAGTCGATACTTGTCATCCGAATCCAAACATGTCAAGTACAACTACATACCAACAAATGGAACCGTACAGTTTTGGATATCAAAGAGTGTCAATTGATAAGCGATACGACAAACCACCCGTCATATACCGTGGACCTGATGTTGTGGAGAACTTTATCCGTCATCTTCTTGAAGAGGAGAAAGAAATTAGAGACATACTTAACCGCATCGAACCAAT
The window above is part of the Mytilus edulis chromosome 6, xbMytEdul2.2, whole genome shotgun sequence genome. Proteins encoded here:
- the LOC139527272 gene encoding uncharacterized protein, which produces MTILKLMRCMQVFGIWIVLYMSETHSVPVDLASPEVFDPVFYSNYYHQVITHSVNSPEAVKQHWLTHGIDAGWQGSGQFHSKEYIARYPDLQKAFGNNYRAAIQHYLTFHNSEHRLGLSTSHHFGGRWTALNHGIYIGSSTRTGGAVDSLTWNNKEFINSRDHGRQMQMACNTNKYTECYNPTEAGGLCDHTLSTTHTHIDWVHVHENVMESLVYPAFWKPVKPSSGTQHDCHYGQWCPAHQGYHTTYDYPFHKKITIGTHGINNCFEFVSNFTIGGNWPQDDLLIQMEAPAVYMTYEFTKQFTFNPATRLAENYHNKHLPFILSTPDHNYALGAYTPQRQDTDIHENYDSHLFKGSNFAGATSKFNIVFYKRPHGTGVRQYVYRTYFCVGTLNDVTSCLHKIMTAVPK